A single Ptiloglossa arizonensis isolate GNS036 chromosome 2, iyPtiAriz1_principal, whole genome shotgun sequence DNA region contains:
- the Enok gene encoding histone acetyltransferase enoki mushroom isoform X1, whose protein sequence is MDEPESAETWSAWFLDAIRKIRSQKQRPSVERICHAIRQHHNFHEEEIAEHLEVAVKRGDVLKIFNKGQSSYKDPGGLQSKPLKVGKASDLSKVLGKAVRELGEREGSTLKSIEKYIRQSHTVEEEAEGDLRTALRLSAKRAADRGLVIQDGRLFRQPDRPPYLKKLGDNAHVPPPEPPVPKLPAPLPICRECLGATLAGNNNNTKRTATEKLSRCSVCGAALHNSCAPPELSILVDRGITWSCDDCSPTCAGCQLERESQNYLVKCAGCVKCYHPTCLDPALDKKNKAPWRCRHCQTAHTPVSKDDGKKSKTQDAGSLDDTPTSARKRLSKLRENRKSTVSRKSLTIATPGKKSGTGVAQVDSSSDGNAGVVSPRQPPLISSPLPQPPAPLAGQGRLLEEKNDRISKEKQKFFRLSAFNAEHNKLKRVGGGDKSKSSQNVSPRLTRGNANQKKSSPVPGKRVPLVSSSSSSSSSSDASDSDSSDASDSSDDDDDDDDDEDDDDDEEEEEGNSSSESSDSSSSEEGQEGRAVESPKPRVPFSCDLSEDKPWGFAAAAAKLNVESPFFSNINNTFGAPLPKLDVGGTPTFGLHIQPAANASLDSKKKQKNERAGIAAGGGFTNMDNKVKPGAGQLKGLFDGLSHFFSVPTNSRARSGAPAPNYAPDRRKRPNADETSKASKLSRAVVQSNKRDSSPLTGKSKERKKTESPDDVPRVPRPGIFTPSDESLFVGSLNEKLLKMTPSNLVKTAVNSKRHEHERRKLMKDDTSLVKCAATDALSPSSSRHDHYSRKRNTLTEANQTRHPVPAVSKSGLCSDSVKSNPSLKSNPRACTSATTTNTTTTPRATPCSTRKEEPILPQTLPPGVTQKDVDLFKDARDRAARLTVTNGDDEETVSTSPSNNASGNGSRNPAAIVFGRYEVETWYSSPFPQEYARLPKLFFCEFCLKYTKSRAVLDRHMDKCQWRHPPATEIYRCNGLSVFEIDGNVNKIYCQNLCLLAKLFLDHKTLYYDVEPFLFYAVTKNDKFGCHLVGYFSKEKHCPAQRYNVSCIMTLPQYQRQGFGRFLIEFSYLLSKVEGIPGTPEKPLSDLGRVSYHSFWKSVVLEYLDAHRESTEIKLGDITKETGVSAHDIATAMQLLGFIRSVHLPGEGNSKVAVVVDWAKVDAHMAKVRKSSRITLDPDCLRWIPLLTQIPNPYQSPEESGDTGSECSPVVEPKQVPTIVEKIQKVKIKKKHRGRRLGQRRSLPLKQKSPQKSVVQKDVSNETKDTKETKESKTTKETKESKEAKESKEPEKETRTTVVSETPKEPMEVEVKNVPTTPRNSRSVTTSKNSNSMNSAKTTAVTTVSTISRRRIRTPKTPLVEAVATPLRKRKHSEKTEVEEKEEKTEVSSRKRTRESLREKEKEKDKEKPKEKEKAKDKDSSKDKDNTAETEKTSPKVTSTPSTTVHKPAKKQCKVDDILLKVTNRQTKYLQAKQAKERKATEDGQCNGKEETKDVKTSPMSRRGRAKAEKEALKMPQLKPESPTKGRAESPVIPPPSLSPSPDTEKPDSPERKQSPVPELPSASKEDNVETSKSEIVEDNGPTVPPETETASASPGEYEGGDEDEGEEEVPAPRPKSVAQCPGNPESNTNEQTEKTTEDAQDQEPEAEPDDKLLSQKVESKPQVVEEQNEVSKECDKDSETEQAICSPETSKLVPEVSSPKEEENEKLEAITQDKDSPKEETISERLTLKDSKEELTPPKIEASPATPTEKKESSVVSNIASPETGPLTPQEKAVPIIEQQETIHLQTQAEEMKQNSPESGKTTPHLDNPGSVKRTPPSQPDLPSMGVYTPDSTTNSVHSLHYGQCDLDVSQLGLESPTSIASDLASQNSVERPPSALPSMPTTVTAPISVSMQIPTSATSVAVNISPQVQYADCSMPQHTPPAHVSIHPMHQPHTPQPLQQPRTPQSHTPQSIPTQSPQPLPQSHTPQPLPQSHTPQPLPQSHTPQSIPTQSPQPLPQSHTPQPIQLSLAQQTQSQSMTHSQSQPQQQQSQQQQHSTHPQQQQQQSQTQSHSNKRTNGSQTTHKSRSAQQSSRSHRTTPPTPHTQTSSQHTTSHTSHTTVAHTAHVPPQYQQSSSMSVPPVPHPHSHTHTAHSHNMAVISQGNYMAVASQTFPAQNTYVIQHRSSRSGAPTPCTTATNFYIQTSAMPPHSHTPAPSLSASGNHQTTNSCSLAKLQQLTNGLEMIPPTPPPAMNLTPPPPIPHTMTPPQTSRQLPTPPQVPLSYSKNYYNVNTVPPPGTTGPSSRSISRSSANANMASLTQPYPSESLYRQTLDPGSTCPQMQSAASRVSPNVALNTNLMAQYGYRVAQPGTGYMNQAAQLGGFMNQASQLPVGVVNVPAPYPQDPHQQNPAAVYTTYHGYINGGLMQPLNSSMRPR, encoded by the exons ATGGACGAACCGGAGTCCGCGGAAACGTGGTCGGCCTGGTTCCTGGACGCGATCCGTAAGATTCGCAGTCAGAAACAGAGGCCGAGCGTCGAACGGATATGCCACGCGATCCGCCAGCACCACAACTTCCACGAGGAGGAGATCGCGGAACACCTCGAGGTCGCCGTGAAACGTGGTGATGTGCTCAAGATATTCAACAAAGGACAATCCTCGTACAAGGATCCCGGTGGTTTGCAGTCGAAGCCGCTCAAGGTCGGCAAAGCCTCCGATCTCAGCAAGGTGCTCGGCAAGGCCGTCAGGGAGTTGGGCGAGAGAGAGGGCTCGACCTTGAAGTCGATCGAGAAGTACATCAGGCAGAGCCACACGGTCGAAGAGGAAGCCGAGGGCGACCTGAGAACGGCGCTGAGACTCTCCGCGAAAAGGGCGGCCGATAGAGGACTCGTGATACAGGATGGCAGGCTCTTCCGGCAACCGGACAGGCCACCTTATCTCAAGAAGCTCGGGGACAACGCTCACGTTCCACCACCGGAGCCACCTGTCCCCAAG CTGCCAGCTCCTCTACCGATATGCAGAGAGTGTCTCGGCGCGACGTTAGCCGGAAACAACAACAACACGAAGCGCACCGCCACAGAGAAACTGAGCAGGTGTAGCGTGTGCGGGGCCGCGCTCCACAACTCGTGCGCACCGCCGGAACTCTCTATCCTTGTGGACAGGGGTATAACGTGGTCCTGCGACGATTGCTCGCCGACGTGTGCTGGATGCCAGTTGGAACGGGAATCCCAGAACTATCTGGTGAAATGCGCCGGCTGCGTGAAGTGTTACCATCCCACCTGTTTGGATCCCGCGCTCGACAAAAAGAACAAAGCACCCTGGAGGTGTCGACATTGTCAAACAGCGCATACACCGGTGTCCAAGGACGACGGGAAAAAGAGCAAAACGCAGGACGCGGGCTCCCTCGACGACACGCCGACCAGCGCAAGGAAGAGACTTAGCAAGTTACGCGAAAATAGAAA ATCGACGGTATCCAGAAAGAGCTTGACGATTGCAACTCCGGGCAAGAAAAGCGGTACGGGAGTGGCACAGGTGGACAGCAGCTCGGACGGTAATGCGGGTGTTGTCTCCCCTCGTCAACCACCTTTAATTTCCTCTCCTTTACCACAACCCCCCGCCCCACTCGCAGGCCAGGGTAGGCTACTCGAAGAAAAGAACGACCGGATCTCCAAAGAGAAGCAAAAGTTCTTTAGGCTGAGCGCATTTAACGCGGAACATAATAAGCTGAAGCGGGTGGGGGGCGGTGATAAGTCTAAATCCTCGCAGAACGTTAGTCCTAGGTTGACTCGGGGTAACGCGAACCAGAAGAAGTCGTCGCCCGTGCCCGGTAAAAGGGTGCCGTTAGTATCtagcagcagcagtagcagcagcagcagcgacGCCTCCGATAGCGATTCGTCGGACGCCAGTGATTCtagcgacgatgacgacgacgacgacgacgacgaggacgacgacgacgacgaggaggaggaggagggcaaCAGCTCGAGCGAGTCAAGCGACTCGTCCTCCTCCGAGGAGGGTCAGGAGGGACGCGCGGTCGAGTCCCCGAAACCAAGGGTTCCGTTCTCCTGCGATCTCAGCGAGGATAAACCTTGGGGATTCGCTGCGGCCGCCGCCAAGCTTAACGTCGAATCGCCATTTTTTAGTAACATTAACAACACCTTCGGTGCTCCGTTGCCCAAGCTCGACGTTGGTGGAACACCGACCTTCGGGCTGCACATACAACCGGCCGCGAACGCGAGCTTGGACAGcaagaagaaacaaaagaacGAACGTGCCGGTATAGCGGCCGGTGGTGGTTTCACCAACATGGACAACAAAGTCAAACCCGGCGCGGGTCAATTGAAGGGCCTGTTCGATGGTTTGAGCCATTTTTTTTCAGTACCTACCAATAGCAGAGCGAGATCCGGGGCGCCGGCACCGAATTACGCCCCGGATCGAAGAAAACGGCCTAACGCGGACGAGACGAGCAAAGCGAGCAAGCTCTCGAGAGCGGTGGTACAAAGTAACAAAAGGGACAGCTCGCCCCTTACCGGGAAATCGAAAGAGAGGAAGAAAACAGAGTCGCCGGACGACGTGCCGCGAGTACCCAGGCCTGGGATCTTCACCCCCTCCGATGAAAGTTTGTTCGTCGGCTCGTTGAACGAGAAGTTGTTGAAAATGACACCGTCGAACTTGGTGAAGACCGCAGTGAACAGTAAAAGGCACGAACACGAAAGGAGGAAACTGATGAAGGACGATACGTCGCTGGTGAAAtgcgccgcgaccgacgcgtTGTCGCCGTCCTCATCGAGGCACGATCACTATTCGCGAAAGAGAAACACGCTCACGGAAGCGAATCAGACACGCCACCCTGTGCCCGCTGTTTCGAAGTCCGGCCTGTGTTCCGATTCCGTGAAATCAAATCCTAGCCTAAAGTCCAATCCACGAGCCTGTACTAgcgccaccaccaccaacacCACCACGACACCCCGCGCGACACCCTGCTCCACCAGGAAGG AGGAACCGATTCTGCCGCAGACCTTGCCACCGGGTGTCACGCAAAAGGATGTCGATCTGTTTAAGGACGCTCGGGACAGAGCGGCACGGTTGACCGTGACCAACGGGGACGACGAGGAAACCGTGTCCACGAGTCCTAGCAACAATGCCTCGGGAAACGGATCGAGGAACCCAGCGGCCATAGTTTTCGGCCGATACGAAGTGGAAACTTGGTATTCGAGCCCGTTTCCCCAGGAGTACGCAAGATTACCAAAACTGTTCTTCTGCGAATTTTGTCTCAAGTACACAAAGAGTCGGGCAGTGCTCGACAGACACATGGACAAGTGCCAGTGGAGGCATCCGCCGGCTACTGAAATCTATAGGTGTAACGGACTGTCCGTTTTTGAG ATCGACGGCAACGTGAACAAGATTTACTGTCAGAATTTATGTCTACTAGCGAAATTGTTTTTGGATCATAAGACTTTGTACTACGACGTGGAACCGTTTCTGTTTTACGCGGTGACCAAGAACGACAAGTTCGGTTGCCATCTGGTCGGTTACTTCAGCAAAGAGAAGCATTGCCCCGCCCAGAGATACAACGTGTCGTGTATCATGACCCTCCCGCAGTATCAGAGGCAAGGATTCGGAAGGTTTCTCATCGAGTTCAGTTACCTTTTGTCCAAGGTGGAGGGAATTCCCGGTACACCGGAGAAACCTCTCTCCGATCTTGGCCGCGTGTCGTATCACTCGTTTTGGAAAAGCGTCGTGCTCGAGTACCTCGACGCCCATAGAGAGTCCACGGAGATCAAACTGGGAGATATAACGAAGGAGACCGGCGTGTCGGCTCACGATATCGCGACCGCGATGCAGCTGTTGGGATTCATCAGATCGGTCCATTTACCCGGCGAGGGGAACTCCAAAGTGGCTGTGGTAGTCGATTGGGCCAAGGTAGACGCTCATATGGCGAAAGTACGAAAGAGTTCCCGTATCACGTTGGATCCCGATTGTCTCAGATGGATTCCGCTGCTCACGCAGATACCGAATCCGTATCAGAGTCCGGAGGAGAGCGGCGACACCGGCTCCGAGTGTTCTCCCGTGGTGGAACCCAAGCAAGTACCTACGATCGTTGAGAAGATTCAGAAAgtgaaaatcaagaagaagcaCAGGGGGAGAAGATTGGGCCAGAGGAGGTCGTTGCCGTTGAAACAGAAGAGCCCGCAGAAATCTGTCGTGCAAAAGGACGTTTCCAACGAGACGAAAGATACGAAGGAAACGAAGGAAtcgaaaacgacgaaagaaacgaaagagtcGAAAGAAGCGAAGGAATCCAAGGAGCCCGAGAAGGAGACTCGAACCACCGTTGTATCCGAAACCCCCAAGGAACCGATGGAAGTCGAAGTGAAAAATGTTCCGACGACGCCGAGGAACTCCCGGTCCGTGACCACGTCAAAAAACTCGAATTCGATGAATTCGGCGAAAACGACGGCCGTAACGACGgtgtcgacgatctcgagacgaaGGATCAGAACACCGAAGACTCCCCTAGTCGAGGCGGTAGCGACTCCTCTGCGAAAACGAAAACATTCCGAAAAGACTGAAGTTGAGGAAAAGGAGGAGAAGACAGAAGTTAGTTCGAGGAAGAGGACTCGGGAATCGTtgagggagaaggagaaggagaaagataAGGAGAAaccgaaggagaaggagaaagcgAAGGATAAGGATTCTTCGAAGGACAAGGATAACACGGCGGAGACGGAGAAGACGTCGCCGAAAGTAACGTCGACTCCGTCGACGACGGTACACAAACCGGCGAAGAAACAATGCAAAGTGGACGACATCCTGCTGAAGGTGACCAATCGTCAGACCAAGTACTTGCAGGCGAAACAAGCCAAGGAGAGGAAAGCGACGGAAGACGGCCAGTGTAacggaaaagaagaaacgaaggacgtCAAGACCTCACCGATGTCGAGGCGAGGAAGAGCGAAAGCCGAGAAGGAAGCTCTCAAGATGCCTCAATTGAAACCGGAAAGTCCTACGAAGGGTAGAGCCGAAAGTCCTGTGATACCTCCTCCTTCCTTGTCTCCGTCACCCGATACGGAGAAGCCCGATTCTCCCGAACGTAAGCAGTCACCCGTTCCGGAGTTACCTTCTGCATCCAAGGAGGACaacgtcgaaacgagtaaaagcGAAATCGTCGAAGACAACGGACCGACCGTTCCACCGGAAACGGAAACCGCGTCCGCGAGTCCAGGCGAGTACGAAGGTGGagacgaagacgaaggagaggaagaagtacCTGCACCGAGACCAAAATCCGTGGCACAGTGTCCCGGCAACCCGGAAAGCAATACGAACGAGCAAACCGAAAAGACGACGGAGGACGCGCAAGATCAGGAACCAGAAGCGGAACCCGACGATAAACTTCTCTCGCAGAAAGTTGAGTCGAAACCGCAGGTCGTGGAGGAACAGAACGAAGTTTCGAAGGAATGTGATAAAGACTCAGAGACTGAACAAGCGATTTGTAGTCCGGAAACGTCGAAATTGGTACCTGAAGTTTCTTCACCTAAGGAGGAAGAAAACGAAAAGTTAGAAGCCATTACTCAGGATAAAGATAGCCCTAAGGAAGAGACCATTTCCGAGAGATTAACGCTCAAGGATTCGAAGGAGGAGTTGACACCGCCAAAGATAGAAGCTTCTCCCGCGACTCCCACGGAAAAGAAAGAATCGTCCGTTGTTTCGAATATCGCGTCGCCCGAAACCGGACCGCTCACCCCGCAAGAGAAAGCCGTGCCCATCATAGAACAACAGGAAACCATACACCTTCAAACTCAGGCGGAAGAGATGAAGCAAAACTCGCCCGAGAGTGGTAAAACGACGCCACACTTGGACAATCCCGGTTCGGTGAAACGAACACCGCCCTCGCAACCGGACTTACCGTCTATGGGTGTTTACACGCCCGACTCTACCACGAATTCGGTGCACTCGTTGCATTACGGTCAGTGCGACTTGGACGTCAGTCAATTGGGACTGGAGTCACCTACCTCGATCGCTAGCGATCTCGCGTCCCAGAACAGCGTCGAGAGGCCACCCAGCGCTCTACCGTCGATGCCAACCACGGTCACCGCTCCGATATCGGTTTCCATGCAGATACCAACCTCGGCTACTTCCGTGGCTGTAAATATATCGCCGCAAGTTCAGTACGCTGACTGTTCCATGCCTCAGCATACTCCACCGGCGCACGTCAGTATTCATCCGATGCATCAGCCACATACGCCGCAACCCCTTCAGCAGCCCAGGACACCGCAGTCGCACACTCCTCAGAGCATACCGACGCAAAGCCCCCAACCTCTCCCCCAAAGTCACACACCGCAACCGTTGCCTCAGTCCCACACCCCGCAGCCTCTTCCGCAGTCTCACACGCCGCAGAGTATACCGACGCAGAGTCCGCAACCTTTGCCTCAGTCTCACACGCCGCAACCGATACAGTTGTCTCTGGCCCAGCAAACGCAGAGCCAAAGTATGACGCATAGTCAGTCTCAACCGCAGCAGCAACAGTCTCAGCAGCAACAGCATTCAACGCATccgcaacaacagcagcaacagtcgCAAACGCAATCTCATAGTAATAAGAGAACCAACGGTTCGCAAACCACTCACAAGTCGAGGTCGGCTCAACAGAGCAGTAGATCCCATCGAACTACGCCACCCACACCGCACACCCAAACCTCTTCTCAACACACGACCTCGCACACGAGTCACACAACGGTGGCGCATACCGCGCACGTACCGCCACAGTATCAACAGTCCTCGTCGATGAGCGTACCGCCCGTACCCCATCCGCATTCTCATACGCACACCGCTCATTCGCACAACATGGCCGTTATTTCGCAAGGGAACTACATGGCCGTCGCCTCGCAGACTTTTCCCGCCCAGAACACGTACGTGATTCAGCACCGAAGCAGCAGATCCGGTGCACCGACACCGTGCACCACCGCGACAAACTTTTACATTCAAACGAGCGCGATGCCTCCGCACTCGCACACGCCCGCTCCTTCGTTGTCGGCGTCCGGTAACCACCAGACCACCAACTCCTGCAGCCTAGCGAAATTGCAACAATTGACCAACGGCTTGGAAATGATACCGCCTACTCCACCGCCAGCGATGAATCTGACTCCACCGCCTCCTATCCCGCACACTATGACGCCACCGCAAACCTCGAGACAGTTGCCAACACCGCCTCAAGTACCTCTCAGTTACTCGAAGAATTACTACAACGTCAACACGGTACCGCCACCGGGTACCACCGGACCATCCAGTAGATCGATCTCGAGGTCATCGGCGAACGCGAACATGGCGTCGCTCACCCAACCGTATCCAAGTGAAAGTCTCTATAGGCAAACTCTCGATCCTGGAAGTACCTGTCCCCAGATGCAGAGCGCCGCTAGCAGAGTCAGTCCCAACGTGGCGTTGAACACGAATCTCATGGCCCAGTACGGCTACCGGGTAGCACAGCCTGGCACCGGTTACATGAATCAAGCGGCGCAACTCGGTGGCTTTATGAACCAAGCCAGCCAGCTCCCGGTGGGAGTGGTGAACGTACCTGCGCCGTATCCTCAGGATCCGCATCAGCAGAATCCAGCGGCAGTGTACACAACGTATCACGGTTACATTAACGGAGGCCTTATGCAGCCCCTGAACAGCTCGATGAGGCCACGCTAG